One genomic region from Dermacentor variabilis isolate Ectoservices chromosome 6, ASM5094787v1, whole genome shotgun sequence encodes:
- the LOC142584174 gene encoding uncharacterized protein LOC142584174 has translation MRPSSVRASYDRSLDRVLVPAALFNTSVPGSSTGFSLQLARYAVRFYRALLEALFPDERGDHFEPDEASRRRLEALLQCFEWDLRELPAALRGPVAPDPATSRGAVLQQTAALQLAFRAFQELWQIRRAWNVDFRYRRLPRLSAEALFFVYYALDNCENSDLVYKEHQGHWLPAEYRVNLPLRHLVEFAALFNCSADTSMGRMSLGRTCAVVTPDTWTMRAPGNG, from the exons ATGCGGCCGTCTTCGGTGCGCGCCAGCTACGACCGGTCGCTGGACCGCGTGCTGGTACCGGCGGCTCTGTTCAACACTTCCGTGCCGGGCAGCAGCACGGGCTTCTCGCTGCAGCTGGCGCGCTACGCGGTGCGCTTCTACCGCGCCCTGCTGGAAGCGCTGTTTCCGGACGAGCGGGGGGACCACTTCGAGCCAGACGAGGCCTCCCGGCGCAGGCTCGAGGCGCTGTTGCAGTGCTTCGAGTGGGACTTGCGCGAGCTTCCCGCCGCCCTCCGAGGTCCCGTGGCACCTGACCCTGCGACGTCGCGCGGAGCGGTCCTGCAGCAAACGGCGGCGCTGCAGTTGGCCTTCCGAGCCTTTCAAGAGCTGTGGCAG ATTCGACGAGCGTGGAACGTCGACTTCCGTTATCGGCGGCTGCCcaggctgtctgcggaggcgttgtTCTTCGTGTACTACGCTCTCGACAACTGCGAGAACAGCGACCTGGTCTACAAGGAACATCAGGGCCATTGGTTGCCCGCGGAGTACCGCGTGAATCTACCGCTGCGCCACCTAGTGGAGTTCGCGGCGCTCTTCAACTGCTCGGCCGACACAAGCATGGGCCGCATGAGCCTGGGACGCACATGCGCTGTTGTTACACCCGACACGTGGACGATGCGCGCGCCGGGCAATGGCTAA